In Streptomyces sp. NBC_00569, a single genomic region encodes these proteins:
- a CDS encoding PucR family transcriptional regulator, protein MADQGIPDATLDGYVRILAAVAATGRRLTRDEVESRRAVGERAAEAGHGLRALVGAHLDATRTHWPATAVSPDSVLAAVAQAVDAFAEGYERAQRLAVRQEEAARREFIDDLLYGRSDLGRLAQRAEHFGLRLSFEHAVAVAQGSVAYDEGDAVLREVERALIGRFGDRSILLTTKDGRLVCVAPGDQDEVLTFFAKQAYAATDGCQVAIGRPQPGAGGVVQSYEEALNALDLAERLGLDAPVLRAADLLVYPVLTRDRQAMADLVHSVLGPMRDARGGAQPLLDTLTAYFDAGCVGAEAARRLSLSVRALTYRLERIHHLTGADPSDPVHRYTLQTAVIGARLLDWPSVAL, encoded by the coding sequence GTGGCGGACCAGGGCATACCCGATGCAACTCTCGACGGTTACGTCCGTATCCTCGCCGCGGTCGCCGCCACCGGACGGCGTCTGACGCGCGACGAAGTCGAATCCCGCCGCGCCGTGGGCGAGCGCGCCGCCGAGGCGGGCCACGGTCTGCGCGCCCTCGTCGGCGCACACCTGGACGCGACGCGCACCCACTGGCCCGCCACCGCGGTGTCGCCCGACAGCGTGCTCGCCGCCGTCGCGCAGGCCGTGGACGCGTTCGCCGAGGGGTACGAAAGGGCGCAGCGCCTCGCCGTACGCCAGGAGGAGGCCGCACGGCGGGAGTTCATCGACGACCTGCTGTACGGGCGCAGCGACCTCGGCCGGCTCGCCCAGCGCGCCGAACACTTCGGGTTGCGCCTGTCGTTCGAGCACGCGGTGGCCGTCGCGCAGGGATCCGTCGCGTACGACGAAGGCGACGCGGTTCTCCGAGAGGTGGAGCGCGCGCTCATCGGCCGGTTCGGAGACCGCAGCATTCTGCTGACCACCAAGGACGGCCGTCTCGTCTGTGTCGCCCCGGGCGACCAGGACGAGGTCCTCACGTTCTTCGCCAAGCAGGCCTACGCCGCCACCGACGGGTGCCAGGTGGCGATCGGGCGCCCGCAGCCGGGAGCCGGTGGTGTCGTCCAGTCGTACGAGGAGGCGCTCAACGCCCTGGACCTCGCCGAACGTCTGGGACTCGACGCGCCCGTCCTGCGGGCCGCCGACCTCCTCGTCTACCCGGTCCTCACCCGCGACCGCCAGGCGATGGCCGACCTCGTGCACAGCGTGCTGGGCCCGATGCGTGACGCCCGCGGGGGAGCGCAGCCCCTCCTCGACACCCTCACCGCCTACTTCGACGCGGGCTGCGTCGGCGCCGAGGCGGCCCGCCGGCTGTCGCTGAGCGTGCGCGCTCTCACGTACCGGCTGGAACGTATCCACCACCTGACGGGCGCCGATCCCTCCGACCCGGTCCACCGCTACACGCTGCAGACCGCGGTGATCGGAGCGCGCCTCCTCGACTGGCCCTCCGTAGCCCTCTGA
- a CDS encoding TetR/AcrR family transcriptional regulator, translating into MKDERTAAGDFGTPLIWTRAEPPKRRQSPLERDDIVRAATAVADEGGAEALTMAAVARRLGPYTPMALYRHVMSKDGLVDLMLDAATAEIPVPAEPGPDWRADLRGIATESWAMAKRHLWFAQLVPTRPPLGPHMLRRTEFQLRVLVERGAALGEAVAYAALLDRHVFGGAQQEAEEHAMRRRLGIDTPERLTAAVNAVRGVAEQGGHELLARWMEEPSGPDMDEQFALSLTFLLDGIEARLPNPEAC; encoded by the coding sequence ATGAAGGACGAGCGGACAGCGGCCGGAGACTTCGGTACGCCCTTGATCTGGACCCGTGCGGAGCCGCCGAAGCGCCGGCAGAGCCCGCTGGAGCGGGACGACATCGTGCGGGCCGCGACGGCCGTCGCCGACGAGGGCGGAGCGGAGGCCCTGACCATGGCCGCGGTCGCCCGACGCCTCGGGCCGTACACACCGATGGCGCTCTACCGCCATGTGATGAGCAAGGACGGACTCGTCGACCTGATGCTCGACGCCGCCACCGCGGAGATTCCCGTGCCCGCGGAGCCGGGCCCCGACTGGCGCGCCGACCTGCGGGGGATCGCCACGGAGAGCTGGGCCATGGCGAAGAGGCACCTGTGGTTCGCGCAGCTCGTCCCGACCCGCCCCCCTCTGGGTCCCCATATGCTGCGCCGCACCGAGTTCCAGCTGCGGGTGCTCGTGGAGCGGGGCGCCGCACTGGGTGAGGCCGTCGCGTACGCCGCCCTGCTCGACCGCCATGTCTTCGGCGGCGCACAGCAGGAGGCCGAGGAACACGCCATGCGCCGCCGGCTGGGAATCGACACCCCGGAGCGGCTGACCGCGGCGGTCAACGCGGTCAGGGGAGTGGCGGAACAGGGCGGGCACGAACTGCTGGCGCGATGGATGGAGGAACCGTCCGGGCCCGACATGGACGAGCAGTTCGCCCTCAGTCTGACGTTCCTGCTCGACGGCATCGAGGCGCGTCTGCCGAACCCGGAAGCGTGTTAG
- a CDS encoding DUF6183 family protein: MDDPVRLDWDQVEARAARGDTSYLRELGARLADRHEAAAERAREYGRHLAHVVRVLALTRGRDSLTQLLRLLDEASTGLHPRIVASLLAEHQEPADLAAVVFERPRTDRLDELRGCLFHELILRGVDVDDFRPLRTWTIVRPGWSALAWLPDRLRAMETAVDFPSRSLRGSARGGGSGLPTEGRMDPPTPRTTLRSALPDVATTAVHTSIVAAPEAGDWGGHGAWVFRLDEAITPEQVPALLPTLPMPCVDGLGPTARFEIAARPVDEIWRLLFATASMGGMYGEGVHGAYGRLWAWRSLAGLSGTAEGASAEDVERHASQSTWFHFEADAEWFHNDVCADYGIAALSPDRRRLAVLAATDTD; the protein is encoded by the coding sequence ATGGATGACCCCGTCCGCCTCGACTGGGATCAGGTCGAGGCGCGCGCGGCACGCGGTGACACCTCGTATCTGCGGGAGTTGGGGGCGCGGCTCGCCGACCGGCACGAGGCCGCCGCCGAGCGGGCACGGGAGTACGGACGCCATCTGGCCCATGTCGTACGCGTACTTGCTCTCACCCGCGGACGTGACAGCCTCACGCAGTTGCTCCGGCTCCTCGACGAGGCGTCGACCGGCCTCCACCCGCGCATCGTCGCTTCGCTCCTCGCCGAGCACCAGGAGCCCGCCGACCTGGCGGCCGTCGTGTTCGAGCGCCCCCGCACGGACCGTCTCGACGAGCTGCGGGGCTGTCTCTTCCACGAGTTGATCCTTCGCGGCGTGGACGTCGACGACTTCCGGCCGCTGCGTACCTGGACGATCGTCCGGCCGGGCTGGTCCGCCCTCGCGTGGCTGCCCGACCGGCTCCGCGCCATGGAGACCGCCGTCGACTTCCCCAGCCGCTCACTGCGCGGCTCCGCCAGAGGCGGCGGATCGGGCCTGCCCACCGAGGGCCGGATGGATCCGCCCACACCGCGCACGACCCTGCGTTCCGCGCTCCCGGACGTCGCCACCACGGCCGTGCACACGAGCATCGTCGCCGCCCCGGAGGCCGGGGACTGGGGTGGCCACGGGGCCTGGGTCTTCCGCCTCGACGAGGCCATCACGCCGGAGCAGGTGCCCGCTCTCCTCCCGACCCTTCCCATGCCCTGCGTCGACGGGCTCGGCCCCACGGCCCGCTTCGAGATCGCGGCCCGCCCGGTGGACGAGATCTGGCGGCTGCTCTTCGCCACGGCGTCGATGGGCGGCATGTACGGCGAGGGCGTACACGGTGCCTACGGACGGCTCTGGGCCTGGCGTTCGCTGGCAGGCCTCAGCGGGACCGCCGAGGGCGCGAGCGCCGAGGACGTCGAGCGCCACGCGAGCCAGAGCACGTGGTTCCACTTCGAGGCCGACGCGGAGTGGTTCCACAACGACGTCTGCGCCGACTACGGCATCGCCGCGCTCTCGCCCGACCGTCGCCGGCTCGCCGTCCTCGCCGCCACGGACACCGACTGA
- a CDS encoding SpoIIE family protein phosphatase gives MTQSLGRPAARQGGAVSGDPQPSWGQSLRSLVSVHSVAGQVFLLQLTLTVLLVVAAGTALVLQARDSAMREASQRSVATAESFAHSPGTLAAMKSADPGAVLQPSSEATRKATGVGYVVTFSPEGIRWSHPDPRLIGKRVVGSFEPALAGHTVTSTFNTSIGPAVNTTVPVTDTDGSVVGLVSVGITVENVNAGVSDRLPLLVGSAVGALLVVTAGSVLVSKRVRRQTHGLDPAQLSRMYEHHDAVLHAVKEGVLITSGDGRLLLANDEAKRLLGLPPGAEGQAVAELGLPPHMAELLVTERVVTDEVHRAGDRLLAVNVRSTAMYGGPAGNAVTLRDSTELRALAGRAQAARERLQLLYDAGVRIGTTLDVVRTAEELSQVAVPRFADVASVELLDGVMRGGEPGGDIAEMRRTAVTGISRKDVFYPVGELIRFVPSTPMAKSMSTGHAVLEEDLGAARAWRMQDPERARRILEHGIRSLISVPLKARGVVLGLANFWRVEGTGSFEAEDLSTAEELAARAAVAIDNARRFTREHAMAVTLQRSLLPGELPEQSALEVAHRYLPAEAGVGGDWFDLIPLPGARVALVVGDVVGHGVRAAATMGQLRTAVHNFSSLDLTPDELLSHLDDQVARIDADAARDDDSEGDGARIVGATCLYAIYDAVTGHVTMASSGHPGPAVVLPDGMVTLLDVPVSPPLGLGDSMPIETLELVLPEGSQLVLYTDGLIEDRHRDFDTGVEMLRAVLSHGADRTPQETCTQVLDAVMPERPDDDVALMVARTRLLDPGRVAERDVPSDPAAVAPVRSGCLRQLESWGLDEIGFSAELVLSELITNAIRHGTQPVKVRLLYDRNLICEVSDGSSTAPHLRRAATTDEGGRGLFLVAHYAERWGTRYSPRGKVIWAELSPHAAEPEPTADLGDDFLDQWVEPDF, from the coding sequence ATGACGCAGTCCCTCGGGCGGCCTGCCGCCCGACAGGGGGGCGCTGTTTCCGGGGATCCACAGCCCTCCTGGGGACAGAGCCTCCGCTCCCTCGTCAGCGTGCACAGCGTCGCAGGCCAGGTGTTTCTGCTGCAGCTGACACTGACCGTGCTGCTCGTCGTCGCGGCCGGCACGGCACTCGTGCTCCAGGCCAGGGACTCCGCCATGAGGGAGGCCAGTCAGCGCTCGGTCGCGACCGCCGAGTCCTTCGCCCACTCCCCGGGGACGCTGGCCGCCATGAAGTCCGCCGACCCCGGCGCCGTGCTCCAGCCCAGCTCGGAGGCGACCCGCAAGGCGACCGGTGTCGGCTACGTCGTGACGTTCAGCCCGGAGGGCATCCGCTGGTCCCACCCCGACCCGCGTCTGATCGGCAAGCGCGTGGTCGGCTCGTTCGAGCCCGCGCTCGCCGGCCATACGGTCACCAGCACCTTCAACACATCCATCGGCCCAGCCGTGAACACGACCGTCCCGGTCACCGACACCGACGGCTCCGTCGTCGGTCTCGTGAGCGTCGGGATCACCGTGGAGAACGTGAACGCCGGGGTGTCGGACAGACTGCCCCTGCTCGTGGGGTCCGCCGTCGGCGCGCTACTCGTCGTGACGGCCGGTTCGGTCCTCGTGAGCAAGAGGGTGCGGCGTCAGACCCACGGCCTGGACCCCGCCCAGCTCTCGCGCATGTACGAGCACCATGACGCGGTCCTGCACGCCGTGAAGGAAGGCGTGCTCATCACCAGCGGGGACGGCCGCCTGCTGCTCGCCAACGACGAGGCGAAACGGCTCCTCGGACTGCCCCCGGGTGCGGAAGGGCAAGCCGTCGCGGAGCTCGGCCTCCCCCCGCACATGGCCGAACTCCTCGTCACGGAACGTGTCGTGACCGACGAGGTGCACCGCGCGGGCGACCGCCTGCTCGCGGTGAACGTGCGGTCGACCGCCATGTACGGAGGGCCCGCCGGCAACGCGGTGACACTGCGGGACTCCACCGAGCTGCGGGCCCTCGCGGGCAGGGCACAGGCGGCCAGGGAACGCCTGCAACTCCTGTACGACGCGGGCGTGCGCATCGGCACGACCCTGGATGTCGTCCGCACGGCGGAGGAACTGTCCCAGGTCGCGGTCCCCCGCTTCGCCGACGTCGCCTCCGTCGAACTCCTGGACGGTGTCATGCGGGGCGGTGAGCCCGGCGGAGACATCGCCGAAATGCGCCGCACGGCAGTGACGGGCATCTCGCGCAAGGACGTGTTCTACCCCGTGGGCGAACTGATCCGGTTCGTCCCCTCGACGCCGATGGCGAAGTCCATGAGCACCGGCCACGCGGTACTCGAGGAGGATCTGGGCGCGGCACGCGCCTGGCGCATGCAGGACCCCGAACGGGCCCGGCGCATTCTGGAACACGGCATCCGTTCACTGATCAGCGTGCCCCTGAAGGCGCGCGGCGTCGTGCTCGGCCTCGCGAACTTCTGGCGCGTGGAGGGCACCGGGTCCTTCGAGGCGGAGGACCTGTCGACCGCCGAGGAGCTGGCGGCCCGCGCCGCCGTGGCGATCGACAACGCCCGCCGCTTCACCCGCGAACACGCCATGGCCGTCACCCTGCAGCGCAGCCTGCTGCCCGGCGAGCTCCCCGAGCAGTCCGCGCTCGAGGTCGCCCACCGGTACCTGCCCGCCGAGGCGGGGGTCGGGGGCGACTGGTTCGACCTCATTCCGCTGCCCGGCGCCCGCGTCGCCCTCGTCGTCGGTGACGTCGTCGGGCACGGTGTGCGCGCGGCGGCCACGATGGGGCAGCTGCGCACCGCCGTCCACAACTTCTCGTCCCTCGACCTGACCCCCGACGAACTCCTGAGCCACCTCGACGATCAGGTCGCCCGCATCGACGCCGACGCGGCACGCGACGACGACAGCGAGGGCGACGGCGCCCGCATCGTCGGGGCGACCTGCCTCTACGCGATCTACGACGCGGTCACCGGACACGTGACAATGGCCTCGTCCGGGCACCCGGGCCCGGCCGTGGTCCTTCCCGACGGCATGGTCACCCTCCTCGACGTACCCGTGTCGCCGCCCCTCGGGCTCGGCGACAGCATGCCGATCGAGACTCTTGAACTGGTTCTGCCCGAAGGGTCCCAACTCGTGCTCTACACGGACGGTTTGATCGAGGACCGCCACCGCGATTTCGACACGGGCGTCGAGATGCTGCGCGCCGTCCTCTCCCACGGCGCGGACCGCACGCCGCAGGAGACCTGCACGCAGGTCCTCGACGCGGTGATGCCGGAACGGCCCGACGACGACGTCGCCCTGATGGTGGCCCGCACCCGGCTCCTCGACCCCGGCCGCGTCGCCGAACGGGATGTGCCCTCCGACCCGGCGGCTGTCGCACCCGTACGCTCCGGGTGCCTGCGCCAGCTCGAATCGTGGGGCCTTGACGAGATCGGGTTCTCCGCCGAGCTCGTCCTCAGCGAGCTCATCACCAACGCCATCCGCCACGGCACCCAGCCCGTCAAGGTCCGCCTGCTGTACGACCGCAACCTCATCTGCGAGGTCTCCGACGGCAGCAGCACGGCACCCCATCTGCGCCGGGCCGCCACCACCGACGAGGGCGGACGAGGACTGTTCCTCGTCGCCCACTACGCCGAACGCTGGGGAACGCGCTATTCGCCGCGCGGCAAGGTGATCTGGGCCGAGCTGTCCCCGCACGCCGCGGAGCCGGAACCCACAGCGGACCTCGGCGACGACTTCCTGGATCAGTGGGTCGAACCGGATTTCTGA
- a CDS encoding PPOX class F420-dependent oxidoreductase: MTDTSFNPRTLLAQSRLGVLATIKSDGLPQLSPVMPFYDEEAGVLVVSMTEGRAKTANLRRDPRAALEVTSADGWSWATAEGPVTLVGPGNDPNGPEVDALVNYYRAASGEHPDWDEYRSVMVADRRVLMTMNVTRVYGSQAG; encoded by the coding sequence ATGACCGACACTTCGTTCAACCCGCGCACGCTCCTCGCCCAGAGCCGACTCGGTGTTCTCGCCACGATCAAGTCGGACGGCCTGCCTCAGCTTTCCCCCGTCATGCCCTTCTACGACGAGGAGGCCGGTGTTCTCGTCGTCTCGATGACCGAGGGGCGGGCCAAGACGGCGAATCTGCGGCGCGACCCGCGCGCCGCGCTGGAGGTCACCAGCGCCGACGGCTGGTCGTGGGCCACGGCCGAGGGCCCGGTGACGCTCGTCGGACCGGGAAATGACCCGAACGGCCCTGAGGTCGACGCCCTCGTCAACTATTACCGCGCCGCGTCCGGAGAGCATCCCGACTGGGACGAGTACCGGTCGGTGATGGTGGCGGACCGCAGGGTGCTCATGACGATGAATGTCACGCGCGTGTACGGGTCCCAGGCAGGCTGA